The following proteins are co-located in the Engraulis encrasicolus isolate BLACKSEA-1 chromosome 2, IST_EnEncr_1.0, whole genome shotgun sequence genome:
- the ttyh2l gene encoding protein tweety homolog 2-like isoform X1 gives MAFSRQDYIAPWWTYWLHNFPHLNLNFKPVDNTFRPEETSYQQSLIFLACVSAVGLGVSLVVLALYLSCLCCCRKEEEEETKRPDSCCVTWAAVITGLVICSAVGVGFYGNSETNDGVYQLTYSLYNANQTVSGIDNLVSDSLNSMQVGLEEHLARLDEIFSTRGDYGQTLRFMRQMADNIIRQLITLPDISRAKVDLATVAEQTAFVEYYRWLTYLLLLILDLVICLLACAGLAKQSRWLLILIMVFGVLTLILSWVSLGAGTATAVGTSDFCVTPDKFIVNNTRDFLSADIAHYYLYCSQSLPNPFQQSLTTFQRSLTTMQIQVQGLLQFSLPIFPTAERDLLGIQRLLNSTEFNLHQLTASLDCRSLHKDYLDALLGLCYDGVEGMLYLCLFSLLTGSAFCAMLCAVPRAWTLIASRERDYDDIDEEDPFNPQTRRGTAAFNPNRSNIHSFCSYTSSLSSQTSLHPQPAQPSASATTSEYMNQSILFGGNPRYENVPLIGRGSPPPSYSPSMRTTYLSMTDAQIRHFGNDFQI, from the exons TCCCTAATCTTCCTGGCGTGTGTTTCTGCGGTGGGGCTGGGTGTTAGCCTGGTGGTGTTGGCGCTGTACCTgagctgtctgtgctgctgtcggaaggaggaggaggaggagaccaagCGGCCAGACTCCTGCTGCGTCACCTGGGCCGCAGTCATCACCGGCCTGGTCATCTG CTCAGCTGTCGGGGTTGGTTTCTACGGCAACAGCGAAACCAACGACGGGGTGTACCAGCTCACCTACTCCCTCTACAATGCCAATCAGACCGTGAGTGGCATCGACAATTTG GTGAGCGACTCTCTGAACAGCATGCAGGTGGGGCTGGAGGAACACCTGGCTCGGCTGGACGAGATCTTCTCCACGCGCGGCGACTACGGCCAGACGCTGCGCTTCATGCGGCAGATGGCAGACAACATCATCCGGCAGCTCATCACCCTGCCGGACATCAGCCGCGCCAAGGTGGACCTGGCAACCGTAGCCGAGCAGACGGCGTTTGTGGAgtactacag GTGGCTAACGTACCTGCTCCTACTTATCCTGGACCTGGTCATCTGCCTATTGGCTTGTGCTGGCCTTGCCAAGCAGTCAAGATGGCTACTCATTTT GATCATGGTATTTGGAGTGCTGACACTGATCCTCAGTTGGGTGTCTCTGGGAGCGGGTACTGCCACCGCCGTG GGTACCAGTGATTTCTGTGTAACTCCAGACAAGTTCATTGTGAACAATACCAGAGACTTTCTCAGTGCAG ATATTGCCCACTACTACCTGTACTGCAGCCAGTCTCTCCCCAACCCCTTCCAGCAG TCTTTGACCACCTTCCAGAGGTCCCTGACCACCATGCAGATCCAGGTCCAGGGCTTGCTGCAGTTCTCCCTGCCCATCTTCCCCACCGCCGAG AGGGACCTGCTGGGTATCCAGCGTCTGCTGAACTCCACCGAGTTCAACCTGCACCAGCTCACAGCCAGCCTGGACTGCCGCAGCCTTCACaag gaCTACCTGGATGCCCTGCTGGGCTTGTGCTATGACGGGGTGGAGGGCATGCTCTACCTGTGCCTGTTCTCCCTGCTGACGGGCAGTGCCTTTTGTGCCATGCTCTGCGCCGTGCCCCGTGCCTGGACCCTCATCGCCAGCAG GGAGCGGGACTATGACGACATCGACGAGGAGGACCCCTTCAACCCGCAGACGCGGCGCGGCACGGCGGCCTTCAACCCCAACCGCAGCAACATCCACAGCTTCTGCAGCTACACCAGCAGCCTGAGCAGCCAGACCAGCCTGCACCCACAGCCAGCGCAGCCCAGCGCCAGCGCCACCACCTCCGAGTACAT GAACCAGTCTATCCTGTTTGGAGGAAATCCTCGATACGAGAACGTCCCTCTGATCGGGCGGGGGTCTCCACCTCCCTCA TATTCTCCCAGTATGAGGACCACCTACCTATCTATGACTGATGCCCagatcagacactttgggaacgACTTCCAGATATGA
- the ttyh2l gene encoding protein tweety homolog 2-like isoform X2 — MAFSRQDYIAPWWTYWLHNFPHLNLNFKPVDNTFRPEETSYQQSLIFLACVSAVGLGVSLVVLALYLSCLCCCRKEEEEETKRPDSCCVTWAAVITGLVICSAVGVGFYGNSETNDGVYQLTYSLYNANQTVSGIDNLVSDSLNSMQVGLEEHLARLDEIFSTRGDYGQTLRFMRQMADNIIRQLITLPDISRAKVDLATVAEQTAFVEYYRWLTYLLLLILDLVICLLACAGLAKQSRWLLILIMVFGVLTLILSWVSLGAGTATAVGTSDFCVTPDKFIVNNTRDFLSADIAHYYLYCSQSLPNPFQQSLTTFQRSLTTMQIQVQGLLQFSLPIFPTAERDLLGIQRLLNSTEFNLHQLTASLDCRSLHKDYLDALLGLCYDGVEGMLYLCLFSLLTGSAFCAMLCAVPRAWTLIASRERDYDDIDEEDPFNPQTRRGTAAFNPNRSNIHSFCSYTSSLSSQTSLHPQPAQPSASATTSEYMNQSILFGGNPRYENVPLIGRGSPPPSFYPQTFKNIFSQYEDHLPIYD, encoded by the exons TCCCTAATCTTCCTGGCGTGTGTTTCTGCGGTGGGGCTGGGTGTTAGCCTGGTGGTGTTGGCGCTGTACCTgagctgtctgtgctgctgtcggaaggaggaggaggaggagaccaagCGGCCAGACTCCTGCTGCGTCACCTGGGCCGCAGTCATCACCGGCCTGGTCATCTG CTCAGCTGTCGGGGTTGGTTTCTACGGCAACAGCGAAACCAACGACGGGGTGTACCAGCTCACCTACTCCCTCTACAATGCCAATCAGACCGTGAGTGGCATCGACAATTTG GTGAGCGACTCTCTGAACAGCATGCAGGTGGGGCTGGAGGAACACCTGGCTCGGCTGGACGAGATCTTCTCCACGCGCGGCGACTACGGCCAGACGCTGCGCTTCATGCGGCAGATGGCAGACAACATCATCCGGCAGCTCATCACCCTGCCGGACATCAGCCGCGCCAAGGTGGACCTGGCAACCGTAGCCGAGCAGACGGCGTTTGTGGAgtactacag GTGGCTAACGTACCTGCTCCTACTTATCCTGGACCTGGTCATCTGCCTATTGGCTTGTGCTGGCCTTGCCAAGCAGTCAAGATGGCTACTCATTTT GATCATGGTATTTGGAGTGCTGACACTGATCCTCAGTTGGGTGTCTCTGGGAGCGGGTACTGCCACCGCCGTG GGTACCAGTGATTTCTGTGTAACTCCAGACAAGTTCATTGTGAACAATACCAGAGACTTTCTCAGTGCAG ATATTGCCCACTACTACCTGTACTGCAGCCAGTCTCTCCCCAACCCCTTCCAGCAG TCTTTGACCACCTTCCAGAGGTCCCTGACCACCATGCAGATCCAGGTCCAGGGCTTGCTGCAGTTCTCCCTGCCCATCTTCCCCACCGCCGAG AGGGACCTGCTGGGTATCCAGCGTCTGCTGAACTCCACCGAGTTCAACCTGCACCAGCTCACAGCCAGCCTGGACTGCCGCAGCCTTCACaag gaCTACCTGGATGCCCTGCTGGGCTTGTGCTATGACGGGGTGGAGGGCATGCTCTACCTGTGCCTGTTCTCCCTGCTGACGGGCAGTGCCTTTTGTGCCATGCTCTGCGCCGTGCCCCGTGCCTGGACCCTCATCGCCAGCAG GGAGCGGGACTATGACGACATCGACGAGGAGGACCCCTTCAACCCGCAGACGCGGCGCGGCACGGCGGCCTTCAACCCCAACCGCAGCAACATCCACAGCTTCTGCAGCTACACCAGCAGCCTGAGCAGCCAGACCAGCCTGCACCCACAGCCAGCGCAGCCCAGCGCCAGCGCCACCACCTCCGAGTACAT GAACCAGTCTATCCTGTTTGGAGGAAATCCTCGATACGAGAACGTCCCTCTGATCGGGCGGGGGTCTCCACCTCCCTCA TTTTATCCCCAGACTTTTAAAAACA TATTCTCCCAGTATGAGGACCACCTACCTATCTATGACTGA